tcaatATAAATGGAATTATTAACTTTTTAAAAGAATAATTAAATGGATTTTGGGTAGTAAACAAACTAACTCGGTTTGAGCCGATTTGAGACCGGTAGAGTCCTCTTCATGGGCATCCTATCCATATCAATAGCATGGCCTTTTCTCTGGATGATCTGATCAAAGGCGCTAGTGCTTTCGATAGGCAATGGCATGTTCCCTTCTAGCCTAATACACATAAGGAAACTTGCTTACTTTCTGCCCGTAGTAAAGATAATTGGTTGAATTGAACATAATACATTACCTCTGCAAAGATTCCTGAAGCTGCTCAACTTTTTTCTGTGTCTCCTCTTTGATTTCATCAGCTCTTGGTCTCTCAGAATCCACTGATGCCTGCAGGCACACAAAGCTGatgtcaaattaattatttctgCAGTTAAGTAAAGCCTCCAAACAATGTAAACTTATTGCAGGTATAACCTGAATAATAGTTGCAGCTTTAGTTTGCAACTTAAATCTGTATTCCTTGTGAGCAGCAATTGCTCTCAAACCCGTTTGCAAGAGAAGTGCAGAGACATGTAGGTTCTTGTAGGCTTTTCTAGCTTCATACCTGCGGACATGCTTCTGAATTTTTATAGCACCCGCCTCCCTTTTCATGCCTTCAAATTTTTTGCATGCAAGTCTTCCTAGAAAActcaaatttataaaaaaatgagaaaacacaaatttatgagtgacatatgtatatatacacaCAGAGTGTGTTTTTAAGATGAATCACCTCTCCAAAGTGCCTGTATGTATATAGCAGCCTTCCACAGTGCAATAAACCGTTTACGAGCACAATGAGTTCGTACTCGCCGCTGGATGGTTTTTGCTGCATTACTGAGTACCTCAGTTCTCCTTGCATCTAATTCAGCAGCCTGCAATTTTTTTGGAGGCGAATTGAATAAGCATATCTTTAATCAAAGAACATAATGGATGTTTATGCAAGTATTCCAAAGTTTTTCCGGAAGATATACTCATTTGCATACAGACCATTTTGAGCTTTCGAAGCTCCCTCCTGGCTATTGTTCCCCTCCATCTGGTTTGGGACACAATTGCTCCTCTCTTCAGCCTCTTATAGTACAAAGAGGCTCTATGACAACGCCAATGGGCCTGCATTTTTTAACAAATCAGATATCCCACAAACtctaaacaatttatataaactgtcacacccgaccctaaacggcatcgggtatgaaaggAAGACCAAATAACGAACATAAGAGTCCAAAGTCGAAcctatttttctaaaaaaatatatatatatgaattataaCCTAATAGTCTAATAAAATCTTAACGAATATTTAATTTGACTGTCCAATTCAAAATATTACAGTCTACCCGAATCTTCTTAATTATAAAGGAAATATAAGGGATTGTTTACTTAAtcggcttggacttgataatatatttattatcaAACTTCCTAAGTATCCCATTAAGTTGCGAtttgggaatcaaagccacgtagttctaacTAGTCACAAATAAATCTAGTTTCTAGCTCGATTGTTCTCAGTACAACTTAAATAATTAAACCAAATAATCAAATAATACTATAGTTAACAAACCAGCAACAGTACAAAATTTATAGAAACCAATCTACTTATAAACTACCCAATAATTGATAATTAAttacaagaaaaagaaaaaatgtcgAGGATGGACACAACATGGTGAAAATCTCGGTACGTAAACAAGGGACTTCAAACCCAAAAGTAGTAATCTCATATATAGGTAGCAAGGAAGGAGATTTTTCTGCCAAATTGAACTTTTCTCTAATTATGATTAGTCAATTTATTTATCTACAAATCTAGTTTTCAAACTCTGGATAAAAGCAAGTGTGTAAAAGGATATTGATGGAATCAAGCACCCTATGTATAGTTAAAGAAATTCTATTAAAATATTTTCGAGTAACATAGGCAAACACCGGAAAATTTTCCAATTAAATTTTTTCTATTACTTTATTTTCCTGTAAACTTCCATAATATCTTTCTGTCTGCTTCTGCTAAAAAGTCAAAATGTTAGGGATTTAGAGTCTCAAAATATTCACAccaaaaactaattaaaattgGTTTGAGTAGTTAAAAGTCTCTCAATTAGCTTAAGTGAGGTTTCGAGTTTGAATCCTAGCTTACATAATAAATTTTAATCGGAAGAGGAAGAAGGGTGCCTAAACTAGACTTTAACCGAGCAATTGgataaattattatttgaaaaaaagaaaaaacttacATCAATTATATATTCTGACCTTTGATAACGTTTGAGTAAAATATCTGTGAATCTGAGTCAACAAAACCCAAACTTGTTGAAAGCAAGGGTAGATGGTGACCCCAAATAGCAACCGAGCCGGCACTATTTGAATTGAATCAACCACTTAGTCAATTCAATTGCCTTCAGTTCAGAAAGAAGGAATAAATCTGAACTTTAGCATTTCATACATAGAAAATCGACAGAGAGATTAAGAAAAACAACATGGCCTTCTTATTGTAAGAACTTCAGGCACTCCAGCCGTATCTCGTTCCAAAGAAATTCTAATACAAGTGAGTAAAACTCACCGAAATAGCTCGAAAGTAGAAGGAAGGAAACACTCGAAATTGCCCAAAACCAGATAGCCTCAGTGAATAGGAGTGATTTTCTTCCAAGACAGGGATGAACGAAATCATCTCTTCAATAGCCATGGAGAGGAGTGGAGGAAGCCGAACCAGATAGAGAGGAGTGAGGAAGCAGTATcgatgagagagagagagagggagcgaggtgagaaagaagatgaaaatCGATTCTTCTAGAGAGGACCTGTTTGAGTATAAATCTCTAGAATTAGGAaaatgtttataatttattcctCAATTTACTAAACTATGCGGTTAGATCCCTATaattttccttttaatttattctaaCCTTTTAATTTAGTCCCAATTCTTCAATTTAGCCCCGAATCTTCCAATTCGAgcaatttattatttaattcatTCCCTCATCATTTTcgtacttatttttattttaggagtaaATCAAAAATTAAAACGATTAATTGTTCAATGTCCAACGAAGAACTGAAAATTCATCAATAACTCAAAtaatcaattgatttttttaacatGAACCTTTATTATTTCGATCGTAAAGAAAAAATCATCGTAACCAATCTCAATTCTTGTTAAAATCACACGTAAAAATATAAACTGATTAAACCCAAAAATGTTATTTTAGGtctaaagaattaaaattcaaataataagttcaaaatattatataatctaatatcaaattacatataaaaaaatttgagtACGGACATGACATAAACTTATTGCAGTTACCTGAATAACAATTGCAGCTTTAGTTTGCAACTTCTGAGCAGTTGCATCCTCTCGTTCCTTTACTCCCATAGCCTCTATAGCAAGAAGCTTAAATCCGTTTGTGACTTCAAATAAAGGTTGACGAGTAGGGTATCCACCACAACTCATATTGATGCTTGGCTTGTTTGTATTTACACATCTAATGCAGTTCGGTTTAGGTTGAGGGAAAAGGCTTGGTAATTTGAAAATACCAAAGAAATCCTTAAGAAACATGTTGAAAAACAAAGATAAAACAAGAATTTGCAAGAAATAGATATGAGTCGATAGTAGAAAGCTTTTCAATTAGTAGATACAAAGCCCtatttataagacacaagattttaaaataaaagagtcgTTACGTGTGAATAGACATAGTTAATAATGAATAATCAATATATgtaaatttattagattttgttatctttccttgtttaactTTTTAAAATAGGTAAATACTCAATTCATAGTCAAAATGGGTAATATTCAATATGTAAAAGAACATTTTCTAATCTCTCCATTCTTCTTTACAcactgaattttaatttttgcatttttatataaataaaacataggataaatatttatggtaaataattttttagtcTCTATGTTTTTACCTATTATACTTGTCAGTTCACACATATACTTTAAGGTCCTTAACTTTTGTATTATTCAATTGTTTAGTCTCTCCTTTTATTTTTCTAGATTAAAGTGCAAAAAAAACCCTTagttatatatatgaaaaacttgtcttttactttttcaaatttaatcaacatATTTGTATTAAATTTGTATAGTATATATACACTAATATTTTTACACTTATACATATTAGTatatatctaaaaaaaatacagtaaaacctctatataggaatacacttgggaccggactatttgtataacaatatggaggttattactaaatagagtttggtatataaaatttctcaacacataaaattttaaatttttatcataggcatgcatggtttatatataatgtataacaatagGAATTAatgaaacaaattaaatatttagaatttcaatttagagtttacgttttcaatatatagataattggaagagtttaatgggaaaaatataaacatcaatgagaatactaaatatttataatttcaagttgtagtttgtgtttccaactcatagataatttcaatagtttttttttaatattttataatttagtttgaattcttagtaaatatatatatatatatatattactatatagaggcaTATTTTCTAAATGtgggacttgaaaagtgtataacaaataacgtttgagaggttattcctatttataactggcccaagttgggactGAGTTTTTtcataacaaaatagaggttattcctatatagagtattcctaaaTAGAGGTTTTACCGTACATattagtatataaaaaaaattattaattattttattaatttttgttctctctctcagatctgttgtcatggtgaaaaTTTTTTATcaagattgagagttttgagatctatctcttctcttttagatctttctctctcttttagatctatcttctctttttcagatctggcttctctctctcagatctgttgtcatggtgaagaatttttatgaagatggagaattttgagatctatcttctctctctcagatctatttctctcttttagatctatctcctctctttcagatctctcttctctctctaaaacacaggatcaattttataactcaattttctctctctctctctctctctcaattagttataactaaattaactataactaatagtagaatttaagaaaagtaaatctctctctctctcgacGATGACCAAGGCGATCGTGAAGGTTAAGGGGGATGGGTCGGTGAAGGCAGGCGGCTGGCCTGTGTCGGATCTGGTGGTGGCGGGGCGCGGGCGGGGCAATGGCTCCGGGATCGATGAGGCGTGGGCGGCGGCGGATGATGGGAGATCCGTGGGATCTCCTCGGCGGAGGAGGCGGAGCAGCGGGATTCGGAGGGATCGGTCGAGGGATAGGAGTAGATCGGAGTGGGTGGATGGTGGGGAGGCGGATCCGACGGTTTCGATGGGAGGTGCTAGGGGTGCGTCGGTGCCGTTGGGGGCTTCTAGGGATGCGGCGGCCGATCGGGGGCTGGAAGGTGttggtgccgcggccgcggccctGGACTCGTTTTTCGCGGAGGGACGCGCGCATGATTCCGGAGTTAGAGGGCCGCTTCCGGTGCTTGGGCCACAGGGAGTACCGGCCGTCTCTCTCCAGCAGGATGAGCATGCCGTGCGACTTTCGTTGGCCGCGCAGGCCGCGCAAGCCCACAGACTGCGCAAGCCGCTCAAGCGGGAGTTTTCGTGGATTTGGGAGGCCCCTCCTAGAGGGATAAGTTGCTAGGGGTGTCATAGGAGGATCCCATGATGGAGGtggatgcttttgagaatgattccggggattttctctctgattccgattctgaggatggaGAGCCTGATAACCCGCTGTGTCCTAGGATCTGGTTGTCCTTAGATgacaagcgggtcatgagatcgaagtggaaattggcgttaatcgtcactgtgttggggaaaaggatcagtttcaattattttgcccagaggatccaggctcaatgggcaaagaaaggaaaggttactatcacagaccttgaaaatgactattatgtcattaaattcacaagggTTGAGGATTTCAACGCTGTTGTGAATGGTGGTCtgtatattatctccaatcatgtgttggctctgagaccttgggtcccaaattttgatccccatgattgctctgttaacaggatccttacttgggttaggttcccgggcctacctcttgaatactacagtgataggttcctgaacaagattggtagccttgttgggaaagtccaccatgttgataagactaccattggggcagtgagaggcaagtttgttagggtctgtatcgatattgatctcgctaagcctcttctttctcagttctgtactcaaaacaaggtctatcatattgaatatgaaggtatacacaacatctgctatgaatgtggtatgtttggccatacccttgagggttgtcctaagaggaggaagga
The window above is part of the Euphorbia lathyris chromosome 3, ddEupLath1.1, whole genome shotgun sequence genome. Proteins encoded here:
- the LOC136222960 gene encoding myosin-9-like isoform X3; translated protein: MAIEEMISFIPVLEENHSYSLRLSGFGQFRVFPSFYFRAISAHWRCHRASLYYKRLKRGAIVSQTRWRGTIARRELRKLKMAAELDARRTEVLSNAAKTIQRRVRTHCARKRFIALWKAAIYIQALWRGRLACKKFEGMKREAGAIKIQKHVRRYEARKAYKNLHVSALLLQTGLRAIAAHKEYRFKLQTKAATIIQASVDSERPRADEIKEETQKKVEQLQESLQRLEGNMPLPIESTSAFDQIIQRKGHAIDMDRMPMKRTLPVSNRLKPRGGRGRSSYENYTNQCLTMHQPWASLLIYGIKRIEGRSWPAPIRGRLWIHAASKVPEEATIKAMEDFYREIYAVNGTTDIKFPERYPVSRLLVTWVC
- the LOC136222960 gene encoding myosin-9-like isoform X2 yields the protein MAIEEMISFIPVLEENHSYSLRLSGFGQFRVFPSFYFRAISAHWRCHRASLYYKRLKRGAIVSQTRWRGTIARRELRKLKMAAELDARRTEVLSNAAKTIQRRVRTHCARKRFIALWKAAIYIQALWRGRLACKKFEGMKREAGAIKIQKHVRRYEARKAYKNLHVSALLLQTGLRAIAAHKEYRFKLQTKAATIIQASVDSERPRADEIKEETQKKVEQLQESLQRLEGNMPLPIESTSAFDQIIQRKGHAIDMDRMPMKRTLPVSNRLKPRGRGRSSYENYTNQCLTMHQPWASLLIYGIKRIEGRSWPAPIRGRLWIHAASKVPEEATIKAMEDFYREIYAVNGTTDIKFPERYPVSRLLVTWFVSSR
- the LOC136222960 gene encoding myosin-9-like isoform X1, with protein sequence MAIEEMISFIPVLEENHSYSLRLSGFGQFRVFPSFYFRAISAHWRCHRASLYYKRLKRGAIVSQTRWRGTIARRELRKLKMAAELDARRTEVLSNAAKTIQRRVRTHCARKRFIALWKAAIYIQALWRGRLACKKFEGMKREAGAIKIQKHVRRYEARKAYKNLHVSALLLQTGLRAIAAHKEYRFKLQTKAATIIQASVDSERPRADEIKEETQKKVEQLQESLQRLEGNMPLPIESTSAFDQIIQRKGHAIDMDRMPMKRTLPVSNRLKPRGGRGRSSYENYTNQCLTMHQPWASLLIYGIKRIEGRSWPAPIRGRLWIHAASKVPEEATIKAMEDFYREIYAVNGTTDIKFPERYPVSRLLVTWFVSSR